The genome window ctgaaaaaataaaatataaaaaattgaaataaacaaTCCACCAGCACTAGTAGATTATGTTTTATTTTCGATTTTCGATTCATGTTTAATGAATTCATTAGAAGTATTTTGCACATATATCCTCATCCCTATCAAACTAATTCGAATTTGACCAAGCTATTCAGTAATAATAGGAcagttaaaaattataatacaaaaggTACAATCTTCAAAGCGACCAACAAAatggtttaaaaataaaaaaaataaaaaataaaaaataaaaaatctgtCACTAGATTCACTATGATTTTTCATGTTGAGTGCCAAACTATGAATTTCAGACCTTGAGCTATTAGAAGTTGTGCAAATTTGATCCCGGAGTTCATCTTGCCCTTTCCAATGCGGCAAATAGTTCCCCAAGGTAATATCGGCAAAGCACATGACATGGCAATGACATCCATTATATCATAGCTGACATCTCAACATGTTACCTTAAGCTGTTAAGCATAGCAAGGTTGAAGACATGATCTTTGGAACTATGGACTTCCTGGGAATTTAATGCAAAAATATGCTCCAACAGTAGATAGGCGCTCTGAAAGCACTATTTTGGACTTCCATCACCGCGTTTTAGAACCCAACCCGAACTTTGTGATACGCATAGCTCCGATACAACCTGCAAAAGACATATATGACATTCCATCAGGTCACTGAATCTTCATAGAATTTTGCAGCAAGAGCACAAATTTTGGGAAATATGTATTTGGGCTTTATTTCTGCAAAAGCCAAGACAATTGATAGAATGGCAGTTAACAGAAGGCGAGTATCCAAAACCATATATTTAATTCTGCAACTATAAGCCAAGTGAATATTAAATTGTCAAGAAGATACGCTTtcatcattttctatttctGGAATTGTAGATCTGACCTTCTGAAACTCCGTGTCTGTAATATCCTTGTTGAGTTGCAATCTAGCAGCCTCAATAACTGAAGCCCTTTTAAGCTTTGCATTAGGACCTTCCGCAATTAAAAGAGCAATAACCACCTTCCTGAAAAGCAAAATTCACATAACATTAATGCCTagatattaccaattaattgTTGAGGTTGAGAAGgttgtgaaattgtgaacaaCCTTAATGCATCATACTGCGGAAAATCGGGTGATGACTTCAAAACATAGACACCATGTATGTTTACAGCAACCTGATTTATAATTGCCTGAAGCTCCTCTGGAGGAGCATCAACACCCATTGCTGCAGCGGTTGCTTCTCTGGCATTTCCCTTTGGACGAGCAGACTCAGAAACCGCCATTTCCCTCAAACGTTGGCAGATTTGTTGAAAACTGGTAACATATGAATCATAATTTAATGAGCCATAAATTTAAACAGAACAAAGATCTCAAGTATCAAGACATCAGGGACAAGACACAGAACCTGACACCCTTTTCTTGATGGAGGGGTGGGCCTAAAAGAAAACTTATTTCATACTTAATACTTAAACagttatagcttattttagaaaaaagaaaataccaaatacttaataattaaaagtaTGGATTGGTGAGGATCCAGGGCATCCTGTGGCCTGAATGAGGTATCATCACTGAAGTAATTAAGAAATATTCAATATATGATATGCATAACAAAATTTACGCAGAAAAATTCCTCTATCCCTTCTGTGAACATGACGAGCACATGCAAGCATAGTAGGATAGGAATAGATTGTATGATGGCTGGCTATCTGTTTCAAACATGTAGCtaagaattatttaaaatgaGGAAGTTTAAAAGATCAGTTTGAGATAGCTCACCTGCAAACCTTGTGAACCTTAAAAAGTTTCAGGAGGGCCTTCGGTAAAGCCTCTCGAGTTTCTTCTGACATTGGTGTCCTTGACTGACTCCCGTTCGTAGTTTTTGGCCCTTGCTTATCAGGAATTGTTGATGCTGGTGATTTTTTTGTAACAGTATTCTCTGAAGAATGTTTTGCCTGACGCTTACTGCTTCCTTTGGAAATAACATCAAGCATACTTCTTTCCAGAAGTTCCCATTTCTCAGCTTGCTCCTTCACAATGTGGggataaagttttaaaaatttagtgTCAGGCTTCTCTTTAAGCTTCCAATCATTGAGGATTGGTCTCTCGACAGCTAGTACATTTAATACATCTTTCATTGCTCTATCAAGGGCAACCGCTTTGTCTTTAAACACTGAATTTTTTATCGAAGGTGCTTTGCTAAACAATGATAAAACATAGTCCCTTGCTACAAGTTCTACAGGCTTGTCTTTTTTACATACTAAAGAACTTTTTGGAACCCAAAGCCCTTGAACTAATACGGCATGCTTTTGGAGGACTCCCAAAATTTCTTCTGCTGATTCTTCAGGGGCCAGGTGCTTCAGAGTATCGAAACGATGAATAGGTGGTCCCTGTGACCAAACATCACAAATCAGACACAAGAATACCACGAGGAAAAATATCAAACAGCCTGAGTTGCAAAACAAAATCGTATGCAACTTGAGTTGTATGAAACAGGGAAAAATCACATAATCACATGCTGATGACTACAATCAATGCTCaagttgtttaaaaaaaaaaagcgggtGCAGGAATAAATGAACAATGACTCTAACTCCCCAAGTGTAAACAACAGCTTTGATTTGCATTGATTAGAAGGCAATACAGGCATATGCCACACATAGAGAAACTTTTTAATAGAATCCAGACTTCTAGGCAAAGTCTACATTTCCCATACAGACAACATTACCATGGCATAAGAAAATAGAAACACTCATTTTATGAGGAATTCTAAATAGAATAAGGTATAGCCGAATATAACGACTTGACTAATTAATTCAAAAGGCCAGGCATTTATTGCATTCAGTTTCCAAGGTGAATGCTACACAGAGAAATGATTGCTTCCAGTAAAGGAAATTATAGTTAAGAAAGAGGGTACAAACCTCAGTAAGCCAAGTTTTGAAACGTTCTTCCAGTGGAAGCAAAATCAAAGACCTGAAGAAGCACCCAATTTAAATAACTTCAAACCTCCAATTCTCCAAACATATACCACATAAGTCTTCAGTTTTTCATCAGTAATAATCATCATATTATTTGCAGAGTTTAACACATTTGTGGTAGtcaatgcaattttaaaaacataataattaagACATAAAATGGGCTTTGAAGGTGAAAAAGTAGATAGCCAACAAATCAAAAACAGACAAACACAGTGTCAATAATGTATATGGCATCCATAAAAGTTTATTTCTTACTGCCCATTTTGCCCTAATATAATACTCTACATCATAAAGTATGATACTAGTAAGAATACTAAGTTATTCTGACAGAAATTATATGACAAAGTGTAAGATTACCTAAAAGAATTAACCACTAAATTTTCCAAAGCACTATGTCATTATATCTGTTTAGACAATAGAACCCAGCCATATTTAGAACAGAAAAACAGAATACAATGGATATAAATATTGTTCAATCAAAGAGAAGAGCTTTAACTGAGACAATGTGATGAAATCATATTCCCATGCAAATAGGTTTTTACCTTATTAAAGGCGTTGGAAAAATCTGGAAGTGTCAAATAATTAGTAAGAACAAAGAACTCAGTTCAGCGGGATTACCTTATTGGGGGGGCTTTCACTTTATCACCTCCAGTCAATGCACCAGGACACAAGACATTCACATAGTCGTCCCtttcagggggaaaaagaaTTGAAATCAATGGACATATATCATTGAATGAAGAAGACTAGGGAGGAGGGTATACTGAATTGCAGCATATGAAATAATAAGGGCATTAAAAATAAGAATGTGAACCAGCATTAAAGAAATACACACGGGCTCATGGAAAACTTTACTGGAGAACCTTCAGCCTCAACCATTTTTCTAAAACATCTGGATGAAACGTCACTCTGTGCACCATGGTATTTGAGGCACACCCACGACTGGGAATTCaataaagaaaaaggaagatGTCATATAAATGATAGCCATGAAAGAGAAACACCATAATTTTTTGCATGTTTAACCGATCATCCTTGTAGACATAATGAACATATATGGCCTCTTTCAGAAATCACTATGAACAAGTATAACAAGGCCATTTCCATACCAGTAGATACTGTATGGACTGTATAAAAACacttctaaaaaaatatattttccaaTTGAATCATATAATAACTTTCAGCGAAAAGTGGATGAGATTGTGAAAAGGCATATTACTAGATGCTTCTATTTTGTACCTCTTCAATATCCTTGTCTTGCAATTTTCCCATTGGCTTGTTCTGCACATGTAATTtagaaaataacaaattaaaataggaTCAATCATGCCAAATAATTTGGCAGGCAAGAGCTTGAAAAGCAGGAGCATTAATATAAACTCAAATTATTTATCGATTTAAGTTGCCAACTATTGAAAATGTACGTTAGCAAATAAATAGGTAACACAGAGTACTTGACTACACCTACCTGAAGCCATTATTCACAAAATCAATAACCAAAATCCCCTACATGATTATTTAAAAATGCTCTTTGACAAGCATTTGCCGCAACATGTCGTGTAAAACAAAACCCTATTAATAGATAGGAAAATAGTCCAGCCAAttcccaaaaaatataaatttgtataaaattaGAACTAGTAAGTAATCCCAACACGGAAGCACTGAAAAAAACTCATAgcagcaaaaaagaaaaatatccTAGATCATGAGCCATATAATTATCACTACAAATAAGAACCATAACTCCAAGAGTAGTGATTAATATTGACATAATAGAAGTCAGTGGGTCAATCAAGTAACAGAacttaaaagaaaaatcattattGATTATCAAAGACCATCTATATTGATAGATAGAATCGCTATTATTAGCTGAATTGATAGATTGATTAAAATATACTTGAGAATAAAACCCTTTGAAAAGACCACATACAACAAAGATTTTTTGTTATTCTGGGAAAAAGAATAAATCCTACTCCTACAAGGCTACAATTAATAGATAGAAAGTAAATCAAACTAGGGAATTGGGTTGCACCTGCTTCTTAGATGGAACTGGAGGCTTTTGTTCCTTAGCTTCTTCTATTTTAACTGGATTTTCAGCAGCGCTAGTTTGAATGTTTGTCTTTTTAGGTCCACCAGGCTTATGATGTTCCATTGATGGTCGGAGCTGCACAACTGCATGAATGGGATTGAGGTGCAACTGCATGACAAAAAGAACTCTGTTTTTCACAATGCATACCACTGAACAAAATTACAATGTTTGGGCAAcaaccaccaaaaaaaaaaactaaagattTAATGAAATAAGCATCTTTCATTAACTTCTCATATTTGTAAGCTGCAAAAACACTATAATAAAGTTGTTGACCAAAACTGGAGTACTTGACATTCCCTTTCATTCACACAGAAAAGTGAAGCACATTAAGCTGCATTCACACGACCATACACAGCCCAAGAGGCGTGAATGGAAGATGGTATATTCTTTCCAGCTGAAGATATAACCCAAAGTAAGACACTAAGACAGCAGTAATTCTAAAACATCTTGTATCTACTTCATATATTTTAGCTTCTAGTGTTCTTTCAATTTGTGTGTCTGTGGTAGCATCCTCTCAGAATCTGCACTTGTAACACACGTCACCTTCTTAGTATGTtgcactattttttattttgtgcaTATGGCATGGGGATTGGGGAACAAATTTTCAGACTATTACCACAAACCTCATTATATTCATTGCATACCAAATCACTACCTGCACCAGAAAGTTAATCCAAAGAATGTTAAAATTTGATTGCTCAATTCAGCTTTTTAAATAGTATTAGACCTTGCCCAATTCTGCTTTCATATTAGGAATAGGCCTCTAATTTCATCTTTCAAAACCCCTTGTAATACCTCAAAGAACACAAACACGTTCCATTCTAAACTTGTAGGTGCCACTTATcttgagaaggaaaaaaaaccaAATAAATGCCAAGTCAATGGGgggaaacaaaacaaaaagtaaaggTAGAGGAGGGGACTTATAAGTTTGACCTCAACAGCAGTTAAAAGTCACTCCATATAAATCTGAATACTTAAGCTAAAGATTATACCTTATTGCCAACCAGGACCCCAACAGCATATCCTGTTGCGAGAGGAGTTGGTTTCCACTTAGTTAAAAGActctaaaaagaaaacaaacaattaGAAAATGCCAAAAGCATGAACTAGAAGCAAAATTTCAAAGACCACAAACAAATATATTGCAGTTCTTTTTCATAGAAAACCAAAACATATGCATTACTTGACCAAAAAGAGTTCAATCACTCTTAGGCTCTGTTACACTGGAACTGCAGCAACTGGTATTGAAACAAAATTTGGAAAGGATTggacaatggaattcatattatttaatcatagttatttttatcccaaaaaaacaAGAAGATGTTCTGATCCGCCATCCATGAAACCACTATTCCTTCCATGTAGTGTAAGGAACAAATAAGCATGAAACGAAATGGGGATTCCCAAGGAATCAAACATATTTGCTCAAGCATACCAAATGGAGCTGAAGTCCTAACTGAAATGGAATAAACTCAATGTCAAACCTGCTTTGTCATAGGATAATCAGCATTTCTGTCATAATTCTTGGAATCAAAATCAATACTCAGGTCAACTTCAACCTCTGAACTTGAAGTCTTCACCCTCACCTGCAAATCACCATCCCGGCCAATTCATTTATTTCCTCCCCAAACACAATTATGAAGAATAGCATGCGATTTCTTATAGACCAGAAAATTAGAATAACTAACATCTATTACTCACCTCTTCACACCTTTCCTCCATTTCATATGGTCGCCATATTGGTCTTAAAGGATACTGCATTACATATAGCTAACCACACACAAACcagattttaataaataatttcagaGTTAGCctgaaaacacacaaagattaAAAAGTTTAAACCCTTACCTTGGTGTCATGATCAATGGAGGGAGTAAGATAAACGTCAATCTCTCGAACAACTTCGTCTTCCCCGCCTTCAGTGTCCATTGGCTCGTTATCCAGTAATTCATCGTCTCCGTTTTCAGGCTTGGCGTCCACGTCCATCAGTGCGACGTCGTTGGCACTCCGGTCGTCCTCTTCAGGCTTGGATTCCGGGATGTTATTGATTATCACGGGCTTGGAATCTAATTCTTCCTTTTTAGCCACAGGAACGGGATAGGGTTCCGGCAACACGGAATCAGAAGTAGATACCGGTTCCGTCTTCAGTTTGGAGGGTTGCGGTTTAGCTCTTGAACCCTTCGGCGCAAACCGCCCTGGTCGAGCTTGAGGCTTGGTCGGAGCAGCATCTAGGTCCTCTAAATCCAAATCCGCCATCACGCTAGTCGAAGAAGATCCTATCCAGTAGTTTGAAGCTCGGTAGTGAATGAAAATTCGTCCTGCCTGTAAAAAAACCTCTTCAATCAGGGTTTTAGTTCGCGCTCTGCACCTCTGCAATATTGGGAGCAAAGATTAAGAAGCTTGTGCTATCAATACTCcttaataatttacataatttttatttatttttgaaaaattgtcaaattaacCCCTAAGTTaataccttcaaaaaaaaaaaaaaaaaaccctaagtTAATAATAGTGTAATTGGGTCTCCTAAGTAAAGtagtaaaaaaatcatttaaattctttaataatttacataatttttatttatttttgaaaaattgtcaaattaacCCCTAagttaataatagtataattgggtcttctaagtaaaaaaaaaaaaaaaaaaaaaaaaatcatttaaattttttaataatttacataatttttatttatttttgaaaaattgtcaaattaacCCCTAagttaataatagtataattgggtcttctaagtaaaaaaaaaaaaaaaaaaaatcatttaaattttttaataatttacataatttttatttatttttgaaaaattgtcaaattaacCCCTAagttaataatagtataattgggtcttctaagtaaaaaaaaaaaaaaaaaaaatcatttaaattttttaataatttacataatttttatttatttttgaaaaattgtcaaattaacCCCTAagttaataatagtataattgggtcttctaagtaaaaaaaaaaaaaaaaaaaatcatttaaattttttaataatttacataatttttatttatttttgaaaaattgtcaaattaacCCCTAagttaataatagtataattgggtcttctaagtaaaaaaaaaaaaaaaaaaaatcatttaaattttttaataatttacataatttttatttatttttgaaaaattgtcaaattaacCCCTAagttaataatagtataattgggtcttctaagtaaaaaaaaaaaaaaaaaaaatcatttaaattttttaataatttacataatttttatttatttttgaaaaattgtcaaattaacCCCTAagttaataatagtataattgggtcttctaagtaaaaaaaaaaaaaaaaaaaaaaaatcatttaaattttttaattgagtctaaattaactttttttttgaatattattaactCTCTTACAATGTAGTCGGTGCCGGCCCTCACAATGTTTGGCCAGGACCTGCACACAGGGCTCCCAAATATTAGGGAGGATATACATAGTTATGTACACACACCCCATAAACGGCACAGTGTTGTATGTTGTGGTTGtgcccccaatttttgggggcacttttattattaaaaaaaaaaaaattggagacacttttattttaaaaaaattattgtatatttatgttttatatattaattaatgttgGTGTAACTTATGTATAAAGAAATCAAACggcctaaaattttaaaaagcttACATTCCTAATTTCTAAAGACTTGATTTACGTATAGAGTTATAATCGTATAAATTATAGGAATTGAGGCGGACCTATTTGACTATtgtcaaattattatatataaagagtaAAAAATTACTCTTGTTCCTATTATAATGCATACACACAAGATTTGTATTCACAACGCAGGAATTCAGTCTTAGTAATCATTAATTTGAAGTGGGTTGTTTGTGCATTTGGCATCCTCAATTTTTGTATTCTTCACGATAAAAGGATGAAAGTATGtaagttaaatattttaattatttaattttattcaaaattataaattattaattcaataacTAAGCCTAGCTATGAATTTTTTTGATAACTATCTAATTTCTTGTATTTCGATCCTGTAATTGCAATATCAAATAGTCTTGATTATTTCCATTACTGTTGTTTATGCataaagaagtttttttttaattaaaattgttgaaatcttacTTATGGTCAAGTATATTGTAAGAAATACTCAATGGATTGATGAATGATTTTATATCTAAATAtgtctgaagaagaagaagaatgtcacttttcaagtgaaaatttaaaaatttaaatgataaattttttatagactattatatattttggtaCACTATAGTATATCTTTTATATATCTACAATTATACAAAAAGGGGTCCAGGTTGAATTTTCTTAGGAACGACCCtgaatgtagtatctgttcatacatacttttctgtgacctctcacttgggagggtcacagctatgccgcttgaccacaaagtctttggcaatCTAAATTAACTTAGTTAGCATATTAATTTTCCGTAAGTTTGACATGAAtcgtttttaatttttttttaaatatatatatatgacaaaaaattgtgtgagacgggttgaatctttgattaattaggtcaaagattcgacccgtctcacggattgagattcgtgagacagtctcacacaagtgttaccatatatatatatatatatatatatatatatatatatatatatatatatatatatatatatatatatcagttcACGTGCGGTTGATCTTTTCAGGTGCAGTTGTGCGGTGATAtgagagtcattgatcttgcaaAAGTCAACGTCCAAGATTaacaatgtttaaaaaaaaatacggcagcaatttggtcatttttcatatgagtcaaacttaaggtgtgtaggATTTGTGCTTAATGtgcgtggttttctttcttaaggtgcgtgatttctgTACTTATGTGCGTTAGTTCTTCAGTTGGTAACTTAATGTGCGTattttgttaaaacttaaggtgtgttggtctaaagttttaggtgcgttgttttaattcttaaggtgcgtggtttgccttcttaaggtacgtgttttgtgtacttaaggtgcatcagttgtGAAAACTTAAGTGCGCAGGTCTAGAGTTTTATGtgcgtggttttctttcttaaagtgcgtgatttgtacGATTAAGGTGCGTAGTGTGAAAGAAAGTAACACCTGAAAGAGTACAAGATTGAGTATAGAATTGAGTATAAGATTGAGTACTAGTTGTTATAGGCgtgttttttgtttaaaaaaaaattccaatgaTTTGAGTCGTtcatctagatttgatcaacggctcaaatctaaGTGCATATATATGCGTCGCACTTGTGTAAGGATGTCTCACATATCCTTATCCATGAGACGAGTCAGATCATACTTTTATAcgaaaatgtcatacttatatactaaaaaaatgtaatactaataaagaataaacactacaaaaaaaaagcaaaaatagcgacggacgatttccgtcgctaatctgtttagcgacggatttcgtCCGTCGCTAGAATTCAGCGACGCAATttatttccgtcgctagattttaGCGGCAGAtatttgaatccgtcgctatatgTTATTATAGATGTATATTACGCATTTTATAATTAACGACGGATACTCATCTGTCGCTAGATAGCTACGGATATCATTTTCCGTCACTATTCCGTCGCTacgttgcaaaaaaaaaaagatgcttTAAACCTTAGTGACAGattttttccgtcgctaatccgtagcaaataaaattatttaatcagcCCAtcaaaaatccgtcgctaatcgGTCTCAATTTTATGCGCGGCAATTTACCGCTAAAATTAGCTCCGGATTTAACGNatatatatatatatatatatatatatatatatatatatatatatatatatatatatatatatataattcagttcacGTGCGGTTGATCTTTTCAGGTGCAGTTGTGCGGTGATAtgagagtcattgatcttgcaaAAGTCAACGTCCAAGATTaacaatgtttaaaaaaaaatacggcagcaatttggtcatttttcatatgagtcaaacttaaggtgtgtaggATTTGTGCTTAATGtgcgtggttttctttcttaaggtgcgtgatttctgTACTTATGTGCGTTAGTTCTTCAGTTGGTAACTTAATGTGCGTattttgttaaaacttaaggtgtgttggtctaaagttttaggtgcgttgttttaattcttaaggtgcgtggtttgccttcttaaggtacgtgttttgtgtacttaaggtgcatcagttgtGAAAACTTAAGTGCGCAGGTCTAGAGTTTTATGtgcgtggttttctttcttaaagtgcgtgatttgtacGATTAAGGTGCGTAGTGTGAAAGAAAGTAACACCTGAAAGAGTACAAGATTGAGTATAGAATTGAGTATAAGATTGAGTACTAGTTGTTATAGGCgtgttttttgtttaaaaaaaaattccaatgaTTTGAGTCGTtcatctagatttgatcaacggctcaaatctaaGTGCATATATATGCGTCGCACTTGTGTAAGGATGTCTCACATATCCTTATCCATGAGACGAGTCAGATCATACTTTTATAcgaaaatgtcatacttatatactaaaaaaatgtaatactaataaagaataaacactacaaaaaaaaagcaaaaatagcgacggacgatttccgtcgctaatctgtttagcgacggatttcgtCCGTCGCTAGAATTCAGCGACGCAATttatttccgtcgctagattttaGCGGCAGAtatttgaatccgtcgctatatgTTATTATAGATGTATATTACGCATTTTATAATTAACGACGGATACTCATCTGTCGCTAGATAGCTACGGATATCATTTTCCGTCACTATTCCGTCGCTacgttgcaaaaaaaaaaagatgcttTAAACCTTAGTGACAGattttttccgtcgctaatccgtagcaaataaaattatttaatcagcCCAtcaaaaatccgtcgctaatcgGTCTCAATTTTATGCGCGGCAATTTACCGCTAAAATTAGCTCCGGATTTAACGACAAATG of Ipomoea triloba cultivar NCNSP0323 chromosome 3, ASM357664v1 contains these proteins:
- the LOC116013689 gene encoding DNA-directed RNA polymerase III subunit RPC5 is translated as MADLDLEDLDAAPTKPQARPGRFAPKGSRAKPQPSKLKTEPVSTSDSVLPEPYPVPVAKKEELDSKPVIINNIPESKPEEDDRSANDVALMDVDAKPENGDDELLDNEPMDTEGGEDEVVREIDVYLTPSIDHDTKLYVMQYPLRPIWRPYEMEERCEEVRVKTSSSEVEVDLSIDFDSKNYDRNADYPMTKQSLLTKWKPTPLATGYAVGVLVGNKLHLNPIHAVVQLRPSMEHHKPGGPKKTNIQTSAAENPVKIEEAKEQKPPVPSKKQNKPMGKLQDKDIEESWVCLKYHGAQSDVSSRCFRKMVEAEGSPVKFSMSPDDYVNVLCPGALTGGDKVKAPPIRSLILLPLEERFKTWLTEGPPIHRFDTLKHLAPEESAEEILGVLQKHAVLVQGLWVPKSSLVCKKDKPVELVARDYVLSLFSKAPSIKNSVFKDKAVALDRAMKDVLNVLAVERPILNDWKLKEKPDTKFLKLYPHIVKEQAEKWELLERSMLDVISKGSSKRQAKHSSENTVTKKSPASTIPDKQGPKTTNGSQSRTPMSEETREALPKALLKLFKVHKVCSFQQICQRLREMAVSESARPKGNAREATAAAMGVDAPPEELQAIINQVAVNIHGVYVLKSSPDFPQYDALRKVVIALLIAEGPNAKLKRASVIEAARLQLNKDITDTEFQKVVSELCVSQSSGWVLKRGDGSPK